The following coding sequences are from one Dermacentor silvarum isolate Dsil-2018 chromosome 4, BIME_Dsil_1.4, whole genome shotgun sequence window:
- the LOC119448132 gene encoding elongation of very long chain fatty acids protein 7 has product MESSVRHLAHTFHSWFPPRDSVAEGWPLAGNPVSIALITATYVYFVTAAGPRWMSSRKAFDLRRCILLYNLFTTFFSAYFLCRFLKLGYWDLGYTFLQDMDRSDSPASLEIKRLSWWLYVFKLVELSDTVFFVLRKNNRQVSTLHVVHHVIVSWNMWLNVTYGAQAQAMFIACLNSFVHVFMYAYYFLAALGPAFRKYLWWKKYLTMMQISQFVILFAHAIGMVLAEGNYVVFFVWIEFAEAVLFFVWFMAFYSNAYKKSA; this is encoded by the coding sequence ATGGAGTCGTCGGTGCGCCACCTCGCTCACACGTTTCACTCGTGGTTCCCTCCGCGCGACAGCGTCGCCGAGGGTTGGCCACTTGCCGGCAATCCCGTGTCCATCGCACTCATCACGGCCACCTACGTCTACTTCGTCACCGCGGCCGGACCAAGATGGATGTCCAGCCGCAAGGCGTTCGACCTGAGACGCTGCATTCTCCTGTACAACCTGTTCACCACCTTCTTCAGCGCGTACTTCTTGTGCCGCTTCTTGAAGCTCGGCTACTGGGACCTCGGCTACACGTTCCTCCAGGACATGGACCGGAGCGACTCGCCCGCCAGCCTCGAGATCAAGCGCCTCTCGTGGTGGCTGTACGTGTTCAAGCTCGTCGAGCTCTCGGACACCGTGTTCTTCGTGCTGCGCAAAAACAACCGCCAGGTCAGCACGCTGCACGTCGTGCACCACGTGATCGTGTCGTGGAACATGTGGCTGAACGTGACGTACGGAGCGCAGGCGCAGGCCATGTTCATCGCGTGCCTGAACTCGTTCGTGCACGTGTTCATGTACGCCTACTACTTCCTGGCGGCGCTCGGTCCGGCGTTCAGGAAGTACTTGTGGTGGAAGAAATACCTGACCATGATGCAGATTTCTCAGTTCGTCATACTGTTTGCGCATGCCATCGGCATGGTGTTAGCCGAGGGCAACTATGTCGTGTTCTTTGTGTGGATAGAGTTCGCGGAAGCGGTGTTGTTCTTCGTTTGGTTTATGGCCTTTTACTCGAATGCATATAAAAAGAGTGCCTAG